The genomic DNA TATATCTCCAGCAAGATCTGCAACGTATGATCAAAACTAGGTCAGAAAAAGGTGCTAGTTTAACTGACacaataaaaattgaatcaaaatcaatgaaaaGTAATTTGATATTAGATAGGGAAGAAAAGAATTATATGGTGTCCTCTCATTCAATGCCGGTGGACTCTATAGCTCATTAGTGGATACAGGAAACCAGCTTAGGGGGAATTCAAAGACGGGTCAGGAATTGTTTAATTGTCTCAAAAATTCGAAGATCATGATCTCTCCGCCAACCAAAATGCAAATATACAATTCAGACTTAATGACTCTGGATGTCTCAAAAGggtaaattcaaagtttttttactGATTAATCTCATCTGTAGTTTCTAAGACTCGGGAAGGCATAAAGAACACTAAAATTCCTCGAAACCTACACCTGTTCATTCATCCTTTAACATACGCAGATAATGGAAAATACCTTGAGACATAACTCTTTTAAGTATAATCAGGTACTGAGcagtttttttattcaatgaatATTAGCATTTCGTTTCATCTTAATTTTAAGGTGAAAATCAGGTAATCCACATCCAGTAAAACATGGAAGCTGCAAtctaatactacctccgtccctaattataagactcttttgagaattttttttgtccctttttataagaccccttttctattttcaactacattaattatttctttacatacatgcccctattccattatacatctttttcttcaatcaacaataaatagaatgttgaaaacataagccaaccctctttcttaaaggataaaattgtaaaaacaatagtaattacaaacatatttaatacaaatatccactatcttaattcccgttattttttcaaaagggccttgtaattagggacggaggtagtaacaAATAAAATCTCATATAAGGTTCATTACCTGTCTGAAAAGAATTACAGGCTCTTATGGCTCAGATCTGACAAGCTCCTCTACAGATTTTGTGTAATTGGCAATCAAATCTCTGAAATAGAAGAAAACAGCATGTATTTAGAATCTATGGACTTAACCAAGCAGAGATATTTAATACAATTTGTACAGACCTTCTTTGATTTAGCAATTGCTCGCTTTCCTCCAGCTTCTTCTTCTGTCCCTCAACGGTCTGGATTAAGCAACCGAAAAGCTATAAGTTAGGCCAAGAACCCCGGCTTCAAACTACTAGCAAAAGACTTAACTTTTTAATGGTTCGAGGACAATCACATTGAGAAAACTGAGAGCAGACGAATCATTCTTCTTATTAATAACATCAGCAATTATTGTTTATCATGCACAGGGCATGTTattaaacaaaaaggaaaatgtcAAGAAATCAGAAGTGGAGCTTTTGAGATGAATAATAATACATTGAATTTTGAATactttgattttcaataaaagCTTTCTAAATCTTGATTCTTTAACAAATGTCTTAAGAGTCCTCGACTCCTCGTTATTAGAAGGACcggaaataaatattaaaaacaaaaatctgaCTATCTATGAAGCCAGGGCTAAACAGTATTAACAGAATGTCAATTTAGACACAAAATCACACACATATCTATGAGAGTACGTATTTAGAGTTACACCGAAATACTTCAATTAGTCATTGATTTCTCTCAAGTGGTTTTTCAATTAGTCACtgatttcttttcttctctaacATCACCTTCCTAGTTTGTTTGTTACTTTACACGAAAAAAAACAGCTTAACCTGCAGAAATTTATGAGGGCCATATTTCTTGAGTCTATGTATTGCGTCATTGAAATCATTTGTTTTATTCATTCCTTTTCTAATCATCAAGGTATGTCATATACCATGTGTTTCTGTCCATCGAGATAATGATATGAAAACAAAGACTAggtataaaatttaaaaaaaagcatGACCAATATTTCACAATCAGATGCTATAATCGCCAGAATACCCAATTATTTGTGGTAAGATCAAAATAGAACTTTCAAATcgaagtgttgtcaaatagcagctacAGCGCTATAGCATAATGGAATTCAGTGTTGTCTATGGCAGAAGGCTGTATGTGGCAGAGAACCAAAGTCCCACCATACCGACCGCTTTGTGGCGCCGTCACATCAGATTATGGCATAAAATCCCTCCATATTTGCCAAAATTGGGCATTGCGGAGAGCCACAAAACGGCCACCAATTTCCTCCATGGCTGATATTCGATAACAGTACAGGCGGAATATGAATAAAACGCTATTGTTCGGCAATCAGCTATTTActacaaagtgttgtcaaatagctgCTAGTGTGGCGCGATAGCTCGGTAGTATAGGGAAATTCAAACATAAGACTATTTTCCGTATTCCGCAATTGACAACACTGGAATGAACACCGAAAAGCCCAATTTGACTTTTTCAccatcaagattttttttttttgaaacagcaTAACATTAATAGCCACGCACCAGAGGTGCAAAACGGCGAGGAACTACAAGAGGGGCCGAAATGCTCCTTCCCAACCTGATGCCAACCGAACAGACAGCAGGAGGAAAAGGCACCCCGGGAAAACATAAAAAACCAGAAAAACCAAACTGCAGTTACGCTAAACAGAGAGAAACGCAGCAAAAACCCCCATCCACAACTGATATAACAGACCTGTAGCTGCTGCCAAATCCACCTACCTAACCGCATCAAGATTAAGAAGAGTGTGTAATCCTTTTTATAACCATAATCGATGGCTTGTGGGTATAGGCCTTTGATGATAATCTAAAGGTATCGCTCTCCATTTTTTAAAACCTAAGCCATCTCACATGTGCAGGCTCGAGGAGTATCACGTGAGTAATAATAGTAATCAATCACAGTCATTACTAATAACAAATTTAAGGTCAGGATTTGTAGTATCACTAAATACTTACTCCTAGAGTCAACGAATCACTTCTCTTTATGTACTTCGCTTAATAGCTTATTACTATAAACATTGAATTTTACCAATACAACGGCTGACTATTTTCTTACTACATTGATGATCAAGcacacaaaataaatatattaaatcaaatcaaagcATAACAAAAGGAAGTAAAGAAGAGATACCATAGCTTTGGTGCTAATAGAAGCAGAGATTGAGTTTAACAGCTGCTGACACTTCTCAAAATGATTGCTCAATTCAGTGATCTTCAACCAACAAAATTAACATAATGAGTAAtgtattcaaattcaaataaataaccATGAGACGAATTAATAAAAAGCCTTATGAATCAGACATGACACTACACTCTGACAcccgtaaaaaaaaatattgattaaataaattaattcaactTAATCACATGTGTGGGTGTCGTATCATAAGTGTGAGTGTTACATAGAAAAAGTCATACCAATGCATCTGATTGCTGATCCGGGTTTCCATGTTCAACAACCTCAGCCAAATTCTCCACCAACTATATCCACAACAAGAAatcttcaattaattaaataaaatgtgaaaataattgaaattaattaaaattagggtttttgaagGGGTTAACATACATTTAAGAGATGAAAGTGAGAAGCGAGTGATTGATGAAGATTCTGCTGCTGTTGAGGTTGTTGTAGCTGTTGCTGTTGCTGTTGCAgaatacgttgttgttgttgctgttgataaagttgttgctgttgttgttgttggaattGAGATTGGGTTGTTTGAGATTGTTGaaaaggttgttgttgttgttgatgaagaaattgttgttgttgttgaagataaAGATTTGGGTCTTGATTGGATTGAGattgagattgagattgaaTTTGGGGATTGGAATTAGGGGTTGGGATCATCGTCCATGTTCCTCCGGGAGAAGAGTAATGTTCCATTGCTCTATCCTTACACCTTCGCTTCAATTCGATCCCTCTTTTAAGTGTTCTCCTCGATCTCTAAATAACAGAGACAGTTGACCCAATTACGCATacgtaattttgagtttaaatatcttgaataatatattagaaaaaattatgaaaatttgatattttgaaaatactcatcgagacgaatctaacgacatcttatatgatattatttatctttgtatattagtagaaaaatatggttaaaatAAGATAgatcaaaattacacattttcaaaCAGGTCATTTATTGCAGGATGGATGGAGTATTTTTTAACCAACAGAAACTAAAATTTATAgttctttacaaaaaaaaaaaagtttgcaaGTACTATTTCTATATCATTAATAACATTGTGATTTAATTTTTAGCATCAAATAGAATTGGATTCATAGTCTTGGTTAGATGCATCTCTTACATTATCTACAATAGAAATATTTAGGTCAAAGTCAAACTCAATATGTTCATGATGATTACTACTTGAGTGATGGTTTACCCATCAATTCCAAACAACTTATCTAAAGATGTATCTAGTATTTGCAAATTATTCAACGCTAAAATTAAAGGTACTAATTTGTGAAGCTTGCTCGCAAGAGAGGAACGTGTTCTAGTAGtacttaaaatatattaaattatgagATTTAACTTTTCTTATTAAAatcttattattttgttattattttttatggactccgataattttgcaatttttttaacacattcgtttttttgtcaagacattcagttttattttatttgttgaaattcatataaaagacaaaaactagtgaaatttatttgaattttaacaattaaaaatgattgtattataataatattaaatagaaATGAGTGTCCtatcatttcttttaaatatttgtttgaaattcAGCCGATCATTTTAAATCTTATAAATcataaattcatttaaaatcctataaaaattataatatcaatCCATTTAAATTCTAATCAAAAGTTCTTACAAATTTCTAAAGTTCTACTTTAAACTACTATAAGTAATTAGAATTTTAGTCTTTCACTTCCTCcgtcttattttaattattatttttgggttGTGCGCGattctttaaaataattagttagatttttttagacaaataaTTAGTTAAATTGATCACAATGATAAAATgagtattatttattaaaatagtctttttaattattattattgttattaataaaatgattaaatgaggtgaaattcaataaataaaaatatattaataaaaaataataatgatattttatagcCACCATTGTTTTGagattgagtaaaaaaaagtaaagtaacAATTAAAATGGGGCCAAAAATAACCAACCCTTTATAAATCATAAATTAGGACAAAAACTGTGTTCAAAATCCCTTCATGTTATTACCACCAAACACAGCCGCAGGaaagaaacaacacaacaccTCCTGATTTCAAGGTCCGAGGTACAAGGAAACATTAAGGTTTAGATTCACTGTGTCTGTTCAATTCAATTCTATTTCAATCCTCAAATAATCATTTTCTAAAGGTTTTTCATCTTTCAGGTTTCATCATATCAACCTCCATTTTCAATTCCAGGtttcactatttttcaatttaatccccccccccccccccccccccccttttttttctttttctttttctttttcctcttaaGCTTTAATCAACTGGCTGCGTAGTATATATTCTACATGCCATCAAAATTGTATGTTCAATTGTTTTGTTAGATATTCATTCCTAAAGAATTTGATCAAGATTATAAATTGGggcaaaattatgttttttctaggGTTTATTTAGCTGGGTTGATTGTGAATTTGTGATATTAGAAGTTAATTAATACtggaaaatgaaaacaaagaggacttttttaagttttaacttaTCAATGCTTCAACTTAATTCATGTTCAATGAGTTTGAGAAAAAGAGGTTTTTGTacaatgctatttttttttacacccTTATAATTTTCATTGAGTTTGGCTTATGCTTCCACATTAGTCCTTTTCTCCCGACCCTGCCACCCATATGATGCAACTATGCAAACCTTGCAGACTAGTATAATGAGAATGAGATATCTTGATTGATGGCCAGCGCTGTCCAATAACGGCTATTTTAGCGTTATAGCGCagtagaatttgaacaaatcggCATTGTTCCACGATACGCCATTTAGTACAACATTTTGTTAAATAGCGGAGATGATAGCTTTGTTGTGTAGTCAtgtagtggaatttgaacaaaccgctattATTTGTGATTTCCTCTTGAGTTTGAGCCTCCTAGGATACTTCCGTAAATCATAGCCACAAGAGAGCTCCCTTTCTCCTGAAGTTACTGTGTCATTTTTCCGAGTTCCTTCGACATGGTTCTCTGAAGCGCCTTGATGACACCGGAAGAAATAGgacaaatggaaaaaaaaaaaaaaatgtttctgtAATGATGATGGATGGGAAACATTGGAATtgttgatttagtttttttgttgtgttaAAGCTGTTTTGGCTTATGATATGTGAtctttcagtaaaaaaaaatagagagataaaAGCTAGAGTCCACCAATAGACAAAGTTGTTTTGGACGATAGATGTTAGCGAAAACCAATTCTGATGTACTTTCAACACCAACCTTTTGCTTCAATTAAGCTTTTGTTAGGCCTTCCATACTTCAGATCTTCACACAAGCTTAATTGAAgcaaatttaaaatgttaagACCATCAACTTCTGATGGTCTTAACAAATTCTGATGTACTTTCAACACCAACCTTTTGGAGGCTTGGGTGCGTTTGTTGTCATTTTAAATTTCCAGGATTTTTTTGTTAGGCCTTCCATACTTCAGATCTTCACACAAGCTTAATTGAAGCAAATTTAAACTTCTGTAAGGGATTAGTCTTTGAGGGGTTTTTTGTTAGGCATTCCATTCTTCAAATCTTTTAACAAAAGCTTAATCGGAGCAAATTTAAAATGTTGGCAAGAATACATTATATCATAAAGTGAAGTTTGATCACTCTCTATTTTGGACTCCAGGCTTACTATATCATAAAGTGAAGTTTGATCACTCTCTATGTTGGCAAGAATACATTATATCATAATGTTGGCAAAACTAacttcttttatcttttcttttatcatgCTGTGTATGTCTGGTACAACAAATTGGGTTTGAGCCATGGAGCTTGATAGAGAAGAAAGGTGAAAACCGATAGAGAAGGAGGAAGGAGAAGGAGTAAGGGAGAGAAGCGAATTAGAAGGGGATAAAATATcatgtgtaattaattttatatggaGCATTAAATCTGAACCGTTTAATTTGAACTAAATGGCTATAAATGAGTCCTCTCATCCTCTCACAATAACATgtcctctcatttgatacatcccctatatatatatatataatgaatttTCATCCATTTCAGGTTTGTAAATAGTAAATCATAGTCTCTGTGCATTCATTTAGGTTGTTAATGTTGCTCGGTTGATGGAAACCATGATGGTGTTAATGTAGCATGTCATGATCATCCTATGTTTGTGTCGTGATTTGTGAAACTATTTAGTTTGAAAAGTATCAGTTTGATCTACATTTTGCAGGTTACCCCTTTCTTAGTAGCTATGGCAGTAAAACCAACAGTTGCATTAAGAGCCATCCTTGTTGGAGGTATAGCGGCGTTTGCTAAAATAGCAGGTGCAATGAAGGCTGCAGGTGGTGTAAAGATGGGCGCGGCTGCAGCTGCCATGACAGCAGCAGCAACTGCAGCTGTGACTGGTTCAAAACAAGAGCAAAAAGATCCTTCTCAACAGTCCACAAAATAACTATCTTTTCCAAAGTTCAAAGTAGCATAGTTCAGTATCTGCTATTCGGTTAGTTGAACCGAAAGATAAGAGGCCATATGCGAATTATAGTTTTTACAGAAGATACTGTATTAACCTCGTCGAGTCCTTGTAGCAAGATTTCATTAAATTTGTAAAGTTCCTGTAGTTTAAGAAGTTATGAAGATTTGAGACAAAGCTAAACACCAGCTGAGTGgttttttaatctatttttcaaaatttgaattcgCCAAGACATGGGTTTGGTGTGAAGTAGTTTTGTATACATTTGGTTCGGCTTccagttttcaattttcacctTTAAAGGGTCATTTCACCGCAATTTCTCGGAAGCCACAATTAGTAGCTTCACTTTGGATGCATTTTTATCAGTGTTCCACTCTGTTGTTTACTATTAATGGTAAGTTTTAGTAAAGGGGGTTGGAGTAGAATGTAATCTTttacaaaaagaataaattgtACACAGTATGCACTTGATCTTTGATTTTGTAAGACGAGTGGATTTACCCTATTTAATCTTGTCATTGGGCTGATTGTGATTATATTgctcatttcatttttaaaaggaGGATGGTACACATAATTTGACACTTTTTGTAGCATTcttcataattatttttcacCTTCCTCGCTACTAAACACtttatttttcaccaaaatcAACTCATGCACAATTACTTTGGAAACACCAACTAACGTAATAAACTACTACTAATCACTTTGTTACATCTTTACATGCAAAAAACTCTAATGAAAAAAGATTTGTCCCTTTATTGATCATCACCTTGGAAATGAAGTAATGGATTGGAGAGAAAACCAAAAAGCTGTATACAATGGTAAAAGAAAGTGATAAGATAAGAAGAGAGGGGCTAGTCAAACAAGCAGAAAAGTTGGCAATGTTTTTGGGCAGAGAAAGCATCTTTTAAGTCTCTTACAATTACAATGACAAGTCAACTAGGATAATGACTCTATAATAtccatcattaaaaaaaaaatctaagagGTTCATCTCACATTgcttgttattttataattttaatataccattattttttttttccattaatgaatatatattttttactatatCTCGATTCACCTAACTAGTAACTACTGTTTATAAGAATAGTTAAATGAAAAAACCCATTTTATTACTGATATTATACGATAAATCATCTTATTGAATTGAAAGTGTGCAAAATTTTAATCAACATTGAATATAAAAGAGAGgtaaatgaaaccaaaaaaaagagGGGGAAAATGCAAAAATAGAAAACGTGTTGGGTCATATTCTTGCAAAACTCTCAGCTTTTAGAAGTAGCActaaaaattattatgttttgccTTGTGCTTGTAATTGAAAATGCAAGACAAAAAGCACTTATACAAACAGTATAGAGTACAGGAATATTGGTTATGGGGATTGTGCTTTTTGCTCTGCGTGCTATAGCTTGCTTCCTAGGTAGCCCACCACTCTTTCCTTTTACGTTGTTTAGCTGTTTTTGCACCTTCTTTTTCTCACATAAAGAAATTTCAGCACTTACATAAATATGACAAACATCCAATCAACaaatcattaatttttcattagaaatgatatttctacGACCACTCTATGATaacttttagacaactttctttctcatactcatattttattctgacttttttttttctttttctctattgtttttgatcaatgaaaagagagaaaatgaaagttgtcaAATAGGTtgtaccaaatggttgttcaaatatcattggtCAAAATATAAAGCTACAAGTATATCACAAATTAGAACTATTACTGTATATATATGCTCCACACAAATGACTTGTAGGAACTAGGAACAAGTTGCATCATCTTTTTTATGACTTAATATTAATCATAGCGTTTCTTTGAGACAAAAAGGTTATATGAATTagtggattttgattttgaggcgacaattattgattttaaaaagttatttaggactaaaaatgaattgaatgtAACATATTTTATGTTTAGACATatcatgtaaaagtgagttgaataataaattttaatagtGTGTTTTTGGGTTGTCGTACATCatgacataaataaatttggagGATTTAAATTTAAGTGATGATGAGGTCTCAGTTTCGATATTGAGGAGGAGGTTGATGAATCGTAACATGATCCCAAATTGTGTTTGGTGGGTAGGTTCTTGACCGATCGACCAATTCATCTCcataatatgaaaatatatatgtccGAAATTTGGAGGTCAGTGAAAGGTGTGATAGTGAAAGAAGCATATCCAGGActgtttcaatttcaattatgccataaatttcaattatattgGTGAGTTCCTTGAGTATGATGCGAACAATAAAACTAGTTTCTGGAGGAAATACATGAAGGCGAAGGTTAGGTTTGATGTTAGGAAGCCGTTGAAGATTGCGAAGATCATGGCTAATGGCGGTGATTGGTGCAAAGTCCAATTTAAGTATGAAAAGTTGGACATCTTCagttttgtgatgatttgcatacatGACACATGATGATTGTacaattttgtagaaaaaaagtccctgtaaaatattttaattgttccataaattatttaaaaaacagttgttcaaataacattctcAAACCACACATTTAGTATCAATTTTGGTTTCTCCAAATACATGCATAAtgatactacctccgtccctaattatagggcccttttgaaaaaataacgggaattaagatagtggata from Medicago truncatula cultivar Jemalong A17 chromosome 8, MtrunA17r5.0-ANR, whole genome shotgun sequence includes the following:
- the LOC11431128 gene encoding mediator of RNA polymerase II transcription subunit 9, which encodes MEHYSSPGGTWTMIPTPNSNPQIQSQSQSQSNQDPNLYLQQQQQFLHQQQQQPFQQSQTTQSQFQQQQQQQLYQQQQQQRILQQQQQQLQQPQQQQNLHQSLASHFHLLNLVENLAEVVEHGNPDQQSDALITELSNHFEKCQQLLNSISASISTKAMTVEGQKKKLEESEQLLNQRRDLIANYTKSVEELVRSEP
- the LOC11428612 gene encoding uncharacterized protein, with amino-acid sequence MAVKPTVALRAILVGGIAAFAKIAGAMKAAGGVKMGAAAAAMTAAATAAVTGSKQEQKDPSQQSTK